From the genome of Chionomys nivalis chromosome 19, mChiNiv1.1, whole genome shotgun sequence, one region includes:
- the Ddit4 gene encoding DNA damage-inducible transcript 4 protein yields MPSLWDRFSSSSSSSSSSSGTPATDRPPRSAWGSAAREEGLDRCASLESSDCESLDSSNSGFGPEEDSSYLDGVSLPDFELLSDPEDEHLCANLMQLLQESLSQARLGSRRPARLLMPSQLVSQVGKELLRLAYSEPCGLRGALLDVCVEQGKSCHSVAQLALDPSLVPTFQLTLVLRLDSRLWPKIQGLLSSANSSLVPGYSQSLTLSTGFRVIKKKLYSSEQLLIEEC; encoded by the exons ATGCCTAGCCTTTGGGATCGTTTCTCGTCGTCGTCCTCCTCCTCTTCGTCTTCGTCCGGAACTCCAGCCACTGACCGGCCACCGCGTTCCGCCTGGGGGTCTGCGGCCCGAGAAGAGGGCCTTGACCGCTGCGCGAGCCTGGAGAGCTCGGACTGTGAGTCCCTGGACAGCAGCAACAGTGGCTTCGGCCCGGAGGAAG ATTCCTCATACCTGGACGGGGTGTCCCTGCCCGACTTTGAGCTGCTCAGCGACCCCGAGGATGAGCATCTGTGTGCCAACCTGATGCAGCTGCTGCAGGAGAGCCTGTCGCAGGCACGATTGGGCTCGCGGCGCCCTGCGCGCCTGCTGATGCCAAGCCAGCTGGTGAGCCAGGTGGGCAAGGAACTCCTGCGCCTGGCTTACAGCGAGCCGTGCGGCCTGCGGGGGGCATTGCTGGACGTCTGTGTGGAACAAGGCAAGAGCTGCCACAGTGTGGCTCAGCTGGCCCTCGACCCCAGCCTGGTGCCTACCTTTCAGTTGACCCTGGTGCTGCGCCTTGACTCTCGCCTCTGGCCCAAGATCCAGGGCCTGTTGAGTTCCGCCAACTCTTCCTTGGTCCCTGGCTACAGCCAGTCCCTGACGCTGAGCACCGGCTTCAGAGTCATCAAGAAGAAACTCTACAGCTCCGAACAGCTGCTCATCGAAGAGTGTTGA